The DNA window CAGCACTTCCTGCCGCTGCACCTCGCTGCCAATTAGAAAATCCGCACTGACATGAAACAAACGGCACAACTTTTCAAGCGATTGGATATCAGGGAGCAAGCTGCCGTTTTCCCACTTGCTGATTTGCGAGCGGGATACGTTTAACTGCTCAGCCAGCTGCTCTTGGGTCCAGCGTTGCTGTTTCCGCAGCCTTTTCAGCATCTCGCCGAGGTTTTTCATCGTTTGTCACCACGCTTTATATCATTATCTTAAAGATAGGAAAGCGCGGTGGTGAATTTTGTTCCTTTCCAGAACGTTAACTATATACGTTCAGGATTAGAACGATATTGCATTTTCTACCAACGGTCGACATCTTTTTTCCTTCGGTTAGACATAGTACAATAAGTAAAAAAGGGTAAATATTTACTATTACTGTAGGAAAAAGAGGGATCGAAGTGAATATTTATCTCGCCGATTTCATTGTCCGTGAACGAAACGAAGCCAAACAAGGGAAAAAAATGTACCGCATATTCATTAAGGAAATGAAGAATCCATTCTCCATCCGATTGAAAACGATTGTCCCTACCAATTTCACTGATTCGCTCCGTTGCCTAAGAATCGAAGAAGAGCCGGGGCGTTTTTCATTCGAAGGCGAGGCGTTGTTCCGCACGGTGGCTTGCTCGGATGAGGCCCAGCTTTATTTTGTGTTTAAATGTGTCAGCCAGCTTTACATGTTTATCGTCAAGCTTGATCTCCGCCTAAAAAAATTAGCTGTTGCCCTCTACGAATGGAATCAGCTCCAACAAAAATACATGTTGATCCGCACCAATGAATGGCTGGCCATGGAACGGCAGCTCATTGATGAAATTTTACAGTCGATCTATATTTGTGATCACCGCCGCATTTCCTATTTGTTTACATGTCCAGCCCGGAACAACCGTGAAAAGCGATAAGGGATCATTGAGCCATCATTCATCCCTCCATTTCCCAATGAAAAAAAATGTTTCCTCCCAAGGTATATGTTCGTTATACTTAAAGCAAAGGGGAAAACGTCGGTTTTTGCCGGAAAGTGTGCTCGATTTGTCGGTTTTCGCCGCAAAGTGGCGCACTGGGCCAACGCCGGCGGCAGAAAGAAAACGATCGAAACCAGGGAAGGGAGAGGGAACGAAAGTGAAGTCAAGCCATATCGTGTTAGCCACCGCCTTTGCCTCTGCGCTCTTTTTGGCGCCGGACGACGGGGAAGCAGCGGAATGGAAAGAAGGCATGAGTTCCCCAAAGGTGAAAGAGTTGCAGCAATTATTAAAGGAAAAAGGGTTTTTTTCTTATCCGCAAGCCACGGGCTATTTTGGGCCCATTACGGAGGAGGCGGTGCGGGCGTTCCAACAAGCTGTCCATCTGCCAACAACCGGTGTCGTCGATGATGCGACTTACGCGAAGCTGCGTGCGTTCGTTCCAACGGCTCGCGCGTTGTCCGTTGGCATGCGCGGCGACGATGTGAAAGTGCTTCAACAGCGGCTCAAACAGCTCGGTTATTTCCAATACCCACAGATTACCGGTTATTTCGGGACGATGACCGAAGCGGCCGTGAAGCAGTTTCAACAAGCGAATGGGCTTCGCGCCACTGGAAAAGCCGATGCCGTGACAATCGAACGCCTTCGGCAAGCGGCCAGCCAACGGACAACCGCCACATCGTCTTCATCGGCGACGCTCAACATCGGTTCAAGCGGTTCCAAGGTCAGCGAACTGCAAAACAACTTAAAGCGCCTCGGCTATTTTACCTACCCGAAGATTACCGGCTATTACGGAACCGTGACAGCGGACGCCGTCCGCCGTTTCCAGAAGGACAACGATTTGCCAGCGACCGGTTCGGTCGACCCAACAACGTTCGGACGCATTGAAGATGCAGTCAAGAAAAAAACAGCCCCACCGGCTGAAGAGGATCGCTCTTCCCTTTATTTGACGATCGGTGCGCGCGGTGAAGAAGTGAAGCGGGTTCAGGCCAATTTAAAACAGCTTGGCTATTTTACCTACCCGGAGATCACCGGCTATTACGGAACCGTGACAGCGGACGCTGTCCGCCGTTTCCAAAAAGATGCCAAACTTCAGGCGACTGGCATCGTGGATGACGCCACGTACGAGCGCCTGATCGGACAAGCTCCAGCACCTAAAGGACAAGCTCCGGCGTCCAGTCTCGACGTCATCGAACTTATTGCTGATGCGGCTGAGCTGCTTGGCACGCCGTACGTTTGGGGCGGCGAAACTCCGGAAGTCGGCTTTGACTGCAGCGGTTTTCTTACATACGTGTTCAAGCAACAAGGTGTTTCATTGCCGCGGACGGTGGCGGACATCTGGAGCGTTGGGAAACCGATCTCTTCTCCAGCTGTCGGAGACATCGTGTTTTTTGAGACGTACAAAAAAGGCCCTTCCCACGCTGGCATTTACATCGGCAACGATCAGTTCGTCCATAGCGGCGCTTCAACAGGTGTGACGATCAGCCAATTGAACAACCCGTATTGGAAAGCCCGCTACTTAGGGGCGAAGCGGTATTATTGATCTTGCCGCCAAGCCTAGCTTTTATTAGCAATACAAGTGGCAATGCTGCGTCATGAGCAATAAAGAGCAAAAACTGTGCCGATATCGTCCTGTGACGGTGA is part of the Geobacillus sp. 46C-IIa genome and encodes:
- a CDS encoding peptidoglycan-binding protein, producing MKSSHIVLATAFASALFLAPDDGEAAEWKEGMSSPKVKELQQLLKEKGFFSYPQATGYFGPITEEAVRAFQQAVHLPTTGVVDDATYAKLRAFVPTARALSVGMRGDDVKVLQQRLKQLGYFQYPQITGYFGTMTEAAVKQFQQANGLRATGKADAVTIERLRQAASQRTTATSSSSATLNIGSSGSKVSELQNNLKRLGYFTYPKITGYYGTVTADAVRRFQKDNDLPATGSVDPTTFGRIEDAVKKKTAPPAEEDRSSLYLTIGARGEEVKRVQANLKQLGYFTYPEITGYYGTVTADAVRRFQKDAKLQATGIVDDATYERLIGQAPAPKGQAPASSLDVIELIADAAELLGTPYVWGGETPEVGFDCSGFLTYVFKQQGVSLPRTVADIWSVGKPISSPAVGDIVFFETYKKGPSHAGIYIGNDQFVHSGASTGVTISQLNNPYWKARYLGAKRYY
- a CDS encoding helix-turn-helix domain-containing protein → MKNLGEMLKRLRKQQRWTQEQLAEQLNVSRSQISKWENGSLLPDIQSLEKLCRLFHVSADFLIGSEVQRQEVLREVKRLYGTTEINEKTLAAIDYLLQNQDMSEAMYTLTKLPEKKRKHVETMLMTIIKECAEAIG